In Terriglobales bacterium, a single window of DNA contains:
- a CDS encoding DUF983 domain-containing protein, with amino-acid sequence MPAARAERLTGFQAIRRGLCPRYRQGPIFRGSFYFRFPKMHERCPVCALKYEREQGYFLGAMYFSYALGIVILAAFMALFWWLTGWKLEWLLLAAFVLFLPFVPFVTLFSRVLWIHFDRGVDPEDIG; translated from the coding sequence ATGCCGGCCGCGCGCGCAGAGAGACTCACGGGCTTCCAGGCCATCCGCCGCGGGCTCTGTCCGCGCTACCGCCAGGGTCCCATCTTCCGCGGTTCCTTCTACTTCCGCTTCCCCAAGATGCACGAGCGCTGCCCCGTCTGCGCCCTCAAATACGAGCGCGAGCAGGGATACTTCCTGGGCGCCATGTACTTCAGCTATGCCCTGGGCATCGTCATCCTGGCCGCCTTCATGGCCCTGTTCTGGTGGCTGACCGGGTGGAAGCTGGAATGGTTGCTGCTGGCCGCCTTCGTGCTCTTCCTGCCCTTCGTCCCCTTCGTTACTCTCTTCTCGCGCGTGCTCTGGATCCACTTCGACCGGGGCGTCGACCCGGAGGACATCGGGTGA